The uncultured Subdoligranulum sp. genomic sequence GCCCTTCACGGCGGCGCCCCGGTCGGCCAGCACGTTGTAGATGCCCGACACAAAGAATTCCTTGTACTGGCAGGCGTGCAGGTAGGCTTCGCAGGCGTCGGCGTAGGTCTTTTTGTCCTTGAAATAGTAGGCCCCGCAGATGGCGTCATGGCTGACCACCTGCTTTTCCACCGTGTGGCAGACGTTGCCGTCGGCGCCGTACTGCAGGTAGCTGTAGGCCGGGGAATCGCTCTCAAAAGTCAGCAGCGCCCCCGCCGGGCCCTGGGCAAATTGCCCTTCGGCGCAGAAATCATAGAAGGATTTGCAGAGGAACAGATGGTCGCAGTCGTTGAAGAGCAGCGGCTCGCCCTCCGGCAGGCCCTCGGCCCCCTTCAGCGCCGTGATGGCCGCCCCCGCCGTGACCTCCGGCAGGGCGATGACCCGGGCATCGGGCCAGAAGGCGCGGATCTTTTCGTCGATGGCAAAGTCCCTGATATGCTCCTCCAGCACCACAAAGGTCAGGTCGGCGCAGTCCACGAACTTTTCCACGCTGCGGGCCGCCCAGTAGAAAAAGGGCTTGCCGTGGATTTCGATCAGGGGTTTGGGGCAGACAAAACCGTTTTCAAAAAAGCGGCTGCCCCGGCCCGCCATGGGCAGGATCAGATGCAGTTTGCTCATAGGGCCGCTCCTTCACTGCTGGGCTTTGTCGTGCTCGGCCAGCATCCGGCACTCGGTCTCCACCACACGGGCCAGGCCGGTCTCGATATCCACCTGGGGCACCCAGCCGTAGGCTTCCTTGGCATGGGTGTTGTCGCAGAGGCTGAACTTGTTCACCTCGTGGTCGAGGATCTCCGGCTTGATGCCGTAGGCCCCGCCGTACAGCTCGGGGTACTTGGCCCAGTAGTGGCTGGAGGGGCAGTACTTGGCCTCGATCTCCTTGCCCATCACCTTGCAGGCGATGGCGTAGAGCTCCCGCACCGAGTAGCTCTGGTTGCTGGAGACATTCACCGCGTCAAAGCCCTTCTGGGGATGGTCCACCACCCGCAGGGCCAGGTCGATGAGGTCCTCCACATAGATGTAGTCCCGGCGCTGGTTGCCGTCCGAGTGGAACTCCGGCGTGCGGCCGTAGTACAGTTCCCGGATCATATACCCCACAAAGGGCGGCTGCTTGCGCAGGCAGTCGATGTGGGGGCCGTAGACGTTGGCAAACCGCAGGCAGGTCACCGTCATGCCGTAGGTATCGGCGAAGCTCTGGCAGAACCGCTCGCCGCAGTACTTGGTGTTGGGGTAGATCAGCGTGGGGGTGTGGAAGGAGGTCTCCACCGTGGGGAACTCCGTCTCGTTTTCATACATGGCGTTGGTGGAGGCCTGCACCAGCTGCTTCACGCCGGTGCGGCGGGCGCACTCCAGCAGGTGCACCAGACCCAGCGTGTTCACCTCCACCGCCTGCACGGGGTCGCTCTGGCAGTCGGGCAGCGGGGCGATACCCGCAATGTTGTACACCACATCGAACTTTTCTGTCTCAAACAGGGCCGGAATGGCTTCCCGGTCGCGGATATCCATCCGGCGCACTTCGGGGCCGAAATCGTGGTCGTCGAATTTCAGGTTGTCCAGGTTGCCGTAGGAGAAGTTGTCGATGCCCACGACCTCATCGCCGCGCTTCCACAGCGCATGCCACAGCTGACCGCCGATGAACCCGGCGGCACCCGTTACCAGAACCTTCATAAGAAAACCTCCTTATTGCTGCACCGGAATCTCGGTGTAGGTGTAATCGTCAATGACATTGTCCCGCCATTCCCGGGCCACAAAGGCCTTGGGACTGCGCAGATACCGCCCGCAGAGTTTCAGCAGGCTGATGCCGAAGCTGGTGAGCTTGTTGTTGCTGACTTGGTCCTCCTCCCGCCAGCTGATGGGGAAAAAGAGCACCTTCTGCTTCAGCTGGCAGAGGGCCAGGATCATGCAGTCGTTGAAATAGAGGGTATCGGGGAATTTTTTGTAGTATCCGTTTTTCAGGGGCGCCACGGCGTAGAGGTTCAGCCCGCTGCCCAAATCGGTGATGCGGTGGCGCGCCACCAGCGTGAAGAGGGCGTTGAAGCCGTAGTTGCCCACCACCCGCAGTGTGCTGTAGCCCTGGATGCGGCTGCCCTTCATGAAGCGGGAGCCGAGGCAGCAGTCGTACTTTTTATAGGTACCGTCCTCCAGAATGGGCAACAGGTCGGCGATGGCGCCCTGGTCGTCGCCGTGGAGCACCACCAGATGGTCGTACCCGTGGGCGGCGGCGTAGCCGAAGGCCACCTTGTGGCTGCCCCCCAGGCCGTAGTTGCGGTCGTTGCGCAGCAGATGCACCGGCGCTTCGGGATGGCGGCGGCACCAGTCCTGGACGGCATTCTCGGTGCCGTCGGTGGAGCGGTTGTTCACCACGATGCACTCCCCCACCCAGGGGGCGATGCGGGCGTCCAGCAGCTGGGACAGCACCCGCGGCACCTGCTTTTCACAGTTGTAGGCCGGAATAAAGACGAGCAGTTTTTCCATGGCTCAGGCTCCTTTATGACAATTCAAGTTCAGCATAGCACAAAATGCCCCCGCCCGCAACGGGCCGGCGGCCTATTTTGCCCAGCCGTCCACCACCAGCACCTGCAGGCTGGCGGTGCCGTGGGTGACGGTGTACCGCTTGGAGATGGCGAAGTGTTCCTCGATCCAGGCGTGGAACTGGGCCATATCCCGCACCTCGGCGTCGTCATAGAGGATAACGTCGGGCAGCTGGCCGGGCACCATCCTGTAGTACTCCTCAAAGCGGGGGTCGCTGTCGGTGCCGGAGATCACCGACGCCTGGGCCACCGTCAGGGTGCCGTCCGCCATGAGGAAGCCAAGGCCGTTCTGCTCCCCGATGGCCTGGAGCACCGCCTGTCCCCGGTAGGGCGCCAGCACTTCATAGAGGCATTCCTGCATGTCGGCGGCCTTCCGGTCGGCCAGGATGCCCTTGGCGGGGCCGTTTTCAATGACCACCAGCGGCGTGTCGGCCACGGTGGCGGACTTCCAGCCGGTGGTCTGGACGCACCAAACCCGGCAGACCGCAAAAAAGACCAGCATGCCCGCCAGCAGGGCGCGGCCCATCCGGGGCTGGCGGCGCAGCAGAACCAGCAGCCCGCAGAACGCCGGCCAGGTCAGATAGAGAAAAGTGGCGGGCAGTCCCAGCACGGTGGAGCGCAGGATGAACAGGTAGGCAGCCAGCCCCGGCAGGCAGCCCAGCCAGAAGAGCGCCGGTACGCCGTCCAGCCGCCGGGCACGCCAGAAGGCCCACGCCCCGGCCAGCACCAGCACCGGCACAAACTGCCGTTCGTCCAGGCTGCCGTCCCGCACGGCCCGCAGAATGCACTGCATGGTGGCCAGAAGGGCCCACAGCCCCAGCAGCAGGGATATACGCTCCCGAGAGGATGCCTTGCGGCGGAAAAGCCAGGCGCCGATCACCAGCGCCGCGGCCAGCGGCCACATCCAGCCCCGCAGCACCGACAGCGACTGCCGGGCCAGCTGGGCCAGCTTTTCGGCGGCGGTAAAGCCGTACTGGGGGTCGTTGAGAATCAGACCGACCCGTTCCAGGAAAGCGGCCACATCAAAGCCCATGCCCGCCAGCGCCCAGAGAAGAAACGCCCCGCCGCAGACAGCGCAGCTGCCCAGCAGCACCCAGGCGCCCCGGGGAATGCCAAGGAACCGGGGTTCGCCGCCCCGGCGGCCCAGCAGGAACAGTCCCAGCCAGAGCACCGGGAAGGCCGCGGCGCTCTGGGGGTAGGCAAGAAAACTCAAGCAGGCGAACACGCCGCCCACCGCCACCAGCCAGGGGCGCCGGAAGCCCCGGGTGACATAGTGGTGGAAGCAGAGAAAGGCCGCCACCGTAAAGAGAAACTGCTGGCCGATGTAGTCGGGGCCGAGAAACCACTTGGGGGTGTAAAGAAAAAGGACCAGCGCCGCCAGCCCCGCGCCGCTTTTGCCCAGGTCCCGGACGAATTCCCGGTAAAAGGCCCAGCTCAAGGCGGCCTTGCAGACCAGCAGCACCGCCCGCACAAAGACGAGCAGCCCGGTGGTGGTGCCGGTGAGGCCCAGATAGGCGGCCACCAGCAAGGCCGGCGGCAGCGAACAGAGCTGGTGGGGTTCCCACATCTGGGCAAAGAGGCGGTCCCCCTGCACCAGCCGGAAGCCCAGAGCCAGGGCGTAGGGCTCGTCGATCTCCAGCCCCACAAAGATCTGGCGCACCATGATAAGGGCGCAGACCACCGCCAGCGCACCCCAGCCGGCGCGCACCATCCGTTTGGACATGGTCAGTCTCCCTTCAGCTGCTTGTGGAGCAGCGCGTCCCGGGCGTACCACAGGTAGGGCAGCCAGTTTTCCCGGAAGGCCTCCCCCTTGCGGACCAGCCAGGGCCGGGGCCGCGCCGCCTGGTGCTTCACCGCCGCCACATCAAAATAGCGGGCCTTGTCCCGCACCACGATCTTCGCCTCAAAGGGCAGGTCCCACCCCTCGGGGTACCAGTAGGCGGGGGTCAGCAGCCGGTAGTCGCTGCGCTCCGCCGCGTAGCGGTTGAGCTGGCTTTCGTCGTGCCACCGGGCGATGACACCCCGGGCCAGGTCGTCCTCGGTGCGGCGGGCCAGCTCATGGCAGAGCTGCAAAAAAGCCGCCGCCGTGCCGCCGTTGAGCCCGCCCGACACATAGTCTTTGCCGCAGTTGTAGGGGATGTAGGCGGTGCTTTTGGGGTTGCGGTCGTAGGTGTAAAAGATGGGTTTTTTGTTCCAGAATCCCGGCTGCTGCACCAGCAGCAGGTTTTCCCCCATCTGGGGCCGGGGCAAAAATTCCTCCGCCGTGACGGTCTTCTGGCAGACCAGGTTGGCGTTGAAGAAAAAAAGGAAATCGCACCGGGCCAGCAGTTCCTCCCGCCGCAGGAAGATGGAAAACCGCCGCAGCGTGCTGTAGGGCCAGTCGTAGGCCTCCTGGCAGAGCCGGTGGACCCGGGGATTGTCCTCCCCTTCGATATGGTCGGCGTCGGTGAAGACAAAATATTCCTTCTGGCACCCGGGCAGGAAGTTGGCCTCAAAGCTGTGGTAGAATTCCGGCCAGAAGACGGTGTATTTCCCGGTGCAAAGGTAGAGCATCCCGATTTTCGGCATCACGCGCTCCTTTTATGTCTGAGTTTTTGCAGCAGGGCGGCGCCGTACTGCCGCAGATAGACGGCATCCCGGCCCCAGCCGTAGACAATGAGGTTGAAGAGGTTGGGCACCACGCAGACGATGACCGCCCGGGGCACAAGGCCCAGCCAGCCGCCGACGGGCACCGCCTCACAGAGGGTCCAGGTACCGCCCATGCAGACGGCCAGCGTAATAAGATGCAGCGCCTGGGCCCGCAGATAGTGCCCGAGGCTGCCCTGCATATACCGGCGGAAGACCACCACGATGCGCCCCGCCCACATGATGCAGTGGGCCACCACGGTGGCGATGAGGGCGCCGGTGATATCGAACAGCGGGAAGAGGGCGAAGCTGAGCAGCAGGTTGACGGCGGCGGAAGCCACCATGAACCACTGGTCCTGCTCAAAGTGGCCCAGTACCGCCCGGTAGGACCCCAGCATGCGGTGGTTCCAGCCCACATACTCGTTGAGGCAGAAGACCAGCACGAAGCCCAGGGGCAGCAGCCAGTCGGCGCCCATCCAGGCCGCCATGAAGGGCTGGAACAGGCAGAAATAGGCGGTGGCCACAAAGCTGGCAAAGAGGTAGCTGAAGAGGTCCATCCCCCAGAAGACCTGTTTGTCGTGGTCGTTGGCGGCGGCGGATTTGTCGTAGACGATGTTGCCGATGGCGGCGGCAAAACTGTCCATGATCTTGTTGCCCAGGTCGGTGGCGCTGGTGGAAATATTGGTGTAGTTGCCCAGCAGGGTGGTCTGGGTGGAGCCGCCCATGCGGGAGGTGACGATGGTGTCCGACGAGCCGTAGATGGTGTTGGACAGCCGGTGGACCAGATAATACCGCAGATCGTGGAAAATGCCCAGATCCTTGAAGTCCTGCAGGCTCACTTTTACATCCCGCACATAGGGGAAGTCCTTGCGGAAGCGGCGGGCGATGACCAGATTGGCGCAGACATTGCAGACGATGGCCACGCTGAAGTAGAGCACATAGTTGGGAAACCACAACGAGACGGCGATCTTGGCCAGGGAGGTCAGGACGTTGAAGCAGAAGTCGATGCGGGTGCAGAGGTACCCCTGCTGGGTGCAGGTGTACATGAGCCGCCGGGTCACAAGGAAGTAGCTGCACAGGGTGGACACCACGTTGAGGCCGTACACCGTGTACCCGGTGACCAGGGGCACATCGGGCATGATCCAGGGCAGGGCAGCAGCACCCAGCAGGGCCAGCAGGGCGATGGCCAGGCCCACGGCGCGGTAGGCCCACTTGTACATCGACATGTACTTGCTGATCTTGTCGGCGTTTTTGGCGGCGATCTGTTCATACAGGCGGTAGCTGATGACGCTGCCCACGCCGAACTCGGCGATGGAGAAGAAGTTGAACAGCTGGGTGACCACCTGGGAGGCGGTGCTGATCTGGGTGCCGAAGTTGTAGACCAGCAGCCGCCGGGTGACCAGCCCCAGCAAAAGCAGCAGCAGGCTGGACCCCACCGCGTAGGCCATATTGATGAGGGTACGTCTGGTTCGCAAAACGGGTTATCCTTTCTTGCG encodes the following:
- a CDS encoding NAD-dependent epimerase/dehydratase family protein, with amino-acid sequence MKVLVTGAAGFIGGQLWHALWKRGDEVVGIDNFSYGNLDNLKFDDHDFGPEVRRMDIRDREAIPALFETEKFDVVYNIAGIAPLPDCQSDPVQAVEVNTLGLVHLLECARRTGVKQLVQASTNAMYENETEFPTVETSFHTPTLIYPNTKYCGERFCQSFADTYGMTVTCLRFANVYGPHIDCLRKQPPFVGYMIRELYYGRTPEFHSDGNQRRDYIYVEDLIDLALRVVDHPQKGFDAVNVSSNQSYSVRELYAIACKVMGKEIEAKYCPSSHYWAKYPELYGGAYGIKPEILDHEVNKFSLCDNTHAKEAYGWVPQVDIETGLARVVETECRMLAEHDKAQQ
- a CDS encoding NTP transferase domain-containing protein; translated protein: MSKLHLILPMAGRGSRFFENGFVCPKPLIEIHGKPFFYWAARSVEKFVDCADLTFVVLEEHIRDFAIDEKIRAFWPDARVIALPEVTAGAAITALKGAEGLPEGEPLLFNDCDHLFLCKSFYDFCAEGQFAQGPAGALLTFESDSPAYSYLQYGADGNVCHTVEKQVVSHDAICGAYYFKDKKTYADACEAYLHACQYKEFFVSGIYNVLADRGAAVKGFATDLHLPFGTPDEYRAAEAPENAAGFEALL
- a CDS encoding oligosaccharide flippase family protein, yielding MRTRRTLINMAYAVGSSLLLLLLGLVTRRLLVYNFGTQISTASQVVTQLFNFFSIAEFGVGSVISYRLYEQIAAKNADKISKYMSMYKWAYRAVGLAIALLALLGAAALPWIMPDVPLVTGYTVYGLNVVSTLCSYFLVTRRLMYTCTQQGYLCTRIDFCFNVLTSLAKIAVSLWFPNYVLYFSVAIVCNVCANLVIARRFRKDFPYVRDVKVSLQDFKDLGIFHDLRYYLVHRLSNTIYGSSDTIVTSRMGGSTQTTLLGNYTNISTSATDLGNKIMDSFAAAIGNIVYDKSAAANDHDKQVFWGMDLFSYLFASFVATAYFCLFQPFMAAWMGADWLLPLGFVLVFCLNEYVGWNHRMLGSYRAVLGHFEQDQWFMVASAAVNLLLSFALFPLFDITGALIATVVAHCIMWAGRIVVVFRRYMQGSLGHYLRAQALHLITLAVCMGGTWTLCEAVPVGGWLGLVPRAVIVCVVPNLFNLIVYGWGRDAVYLRQYGAALLQKLRHKRSA
- a CDS encoding family 6 glucosyltransferase, encoding MPKIGMLYLCTGKYTVFWPEFYHSFEANFLPGCQKEYFVFTDADHIEGEDNPRVHRLCQEAYDWPYSTLRRFSIFLRREELLARCDFLFFFNANLVCQKTVTAEEFLPRPQMGENLLLVQQPGFWNKKPIFYTYDRNPKSTAYIPYNCGKDYVSGGLNGGTAAAFLQLCHELARRTEDDLARGVIARWHDESQLNRYAAERSDYRLLTPAYWYPEGWDLPFEAKIVVRDKARYFDVAAVKHQAARPRPWLVRKGEAFRENWLPYLWYARDALLHKQLKGD
- a CDS encoding glycosyltransferase family 2 protein; this translates as MEKLLVFIPAYNCEKQVPRVLSQLLDARIAPWVGECIVVNNRSTDGTENAVQDWCRRHPEAPVHLLRNDRNYGLGGSHKVAFGYAAAHGYDHLVVLHGDDQGAIADLLPILEDGTYKKYDCCLGSRFMKGSRIQGYSTLRVVGNYGFNALFTLVARHRITDLGSGLNLYAVAPLKNGYYKKFPDTLYFNDCMILALCQLKQKVLFFPISWREEDQVSNNKLTSFGISLLKLCGRYLRSPKAFVAREWRDNVIDDYTYTEIPVQQ